One genomic window of Misgurnus anguillicaudatus chromosome 12, ASM2758022v2, whole genome shotgun sequence includes the following:
- the LOC129445889 gene encoding uncharacterized protein: MEFLCGSCDIEAHKKNVFHNREAIFHGYLEPIPHTTAVVLDDNGQPHFCEQVCQLPLPTHRAICECTHEIEVTTGKHISVVTMAGRYDVCLPRKVCPTCLAEWTPGVKDLLNYRYWPSTTSCQTLYRFDVFEAFAHMKVSAPSMSTGAPICSGWKARKYLCRHLSEKLF, encoded by the exons ATGGAGTTTCTATGTGGAAGCTGTGACATAGAGGCCCACAAAAAGAATGTGTTTCACAACAGGGAGGCAATATTTCATGGCTACTTGGAGCCTATTCCCCATACAACGGCTGTGGTGTTGGATGACAATGGCCAGCCTCACTTTTGTGAGCAGG TATGTCAATTGCCCTTGCCCACACACAGGGCAATATGTGAGTGCACCCATGAGATTGAGGTCACCACTGGAAAGCATATTTCAGTGGTCACCATGGCGG GACGATATGATGTCTGTTTGCCCCGTAAGGTTTGCCCTACCTGCTTAGCAGAATGGACTCCGGGGGTGAAAGACCTTCTGAACTACCGTTACTGGCCAAGCACCACCAGCTGCCAGACACTGTACCGTTTTGATGTCTTTGAAGCTTTTGCACACATGAAGGTATCTGCTCCTTCAATGTCTACTGGAGCACCAATCTGTTCAGGCTGGAAGG CCAGGAAATATCTGTGCAGACACCTTTCAGAAAAGCTTTTTTGA